The Candidatus Koribacter versatilis Ellin345 genome has a segment encoding these proteins:
- a CDS encoding GNAT family N-acetyltransferase, giving the protein MLETSRLRMRGHQLSDFENSARLWGDPAVTQYIREKPFTPEESWSRLLRHAGHWALLGFGMWVVEDKSSGAFVGDVGFLDLRRDLDPPVDLAPEVGWVLTPSAHGQGYATEAVQAALAWGDEKFDRARTTCIIAPQNQRSIRVAEKCGFRESMKVKYHGTELLLLARDLGKG; this is encoded by the coding sequence GTGCTTGAAACCTCCCGGCTGCGGATGCGCGGGCACCAACTTTCCGATTTCGAAAACAGTGCCAGGTTGTGGGGTGATCCGGCAGTCACGCAGTACATTCGCGAGAAGCCGTTCACGCCGGAAGAGTCATGGTCGCGACTGCTGCGGCACGCGGGACACTGGGCGTTGCTTGGGTTTGGAATGTGGGTAGTAGAAGACAAAAGCTCGGGAGCATTTGTGGGCGACGTGGGATTTCTTGACTTGCGCCGCGATCTTGATCCGCCGGTAGATCTGGCGCCGGAGGTTGGTTGGGTGCTCACACCGAGCGCACATGGCCAGGGATACGCGACGGAGGCGGTACAGGCAGCGTTGGCGTGGGGCGATGAGAAGTTTGATCGGGCTCGGACGACATGCATCATAGCGCCGCAGAACCAGCGGTCGATTCGGGTGGCGGAAAAGTGCGGGTTTCGGGAATCGATGAAGGTGAAGTATCACGGAACTGAACTGCTGCTGCTCGCACGCGATCTTGGGAAAGGGTGA
- a CDS encoding Gfo/Idh/MocA family protein has protein sequence MKNDFSRRRFMGLGLAAGASAIAAKTILLDPDPVYALPQNVAASDRLRIGIIGIGMQGNGLLANAIDLPGIQCVAACDLYDGRHVLAREITNNPNLPVTRKYHELLDNKEIDCLIAAVPDHWHKQIVVDACAAGKDIYCEKPMSHTAAEGVDFVEAQNKYKRIVQIGSQRVSSQICAKAKQLVQEGVLGDLMMVEGWLGRNDPTGAWEYPPPLDLSPATLDWDTWQGTVPKKPFNGEIFARWRCWKEYGTGVAGDLLVHLVSGMMVVLGWNEAPKKVMAMGGILRWKDGRNMPDVHASLFQYGDIPVYMRLNLGTDMPETYRFQGSKGILEMREFGLSFTPQPGVDTSPSYYDSSFPAAMKATYERQWRTEHARPIGQEPMPETIVFKGPDFDDVKPHLWNFFSSVKSRKPVVEDALFGHHAALACHMANESYFRGSAVTWDEKAKVVKS, from the coding sequence ATGAAGAACGATTTTTCGCGACGTAGATTTATGGGATTGGGGCTGGCGGCGGGAGCGAGTGCAATTGCAGCGAAGACGATCCTGCTCGATCCGGACCCGGTGTACGCGCTGCCGCAGAATGTGGCGGCGAGCGATCGACTACGCATTGGCATCATCGGAATCGGAATGCAGGGCAACGGCCTCCTGGCGAATGCGATTGACTTGCCGGGCATCCAATGCGTCGCTGCATGCGACTTGTATGACGGGCGTCATGTGTTGGCGCGCGAAATTACGAACAATCCCAACCTTCCCGTGACGCGGAAGTATCACGAGTTGCTCGACAACAAGGAGATCGATTGCCTGATCGCGGCGGTTCCCGACCATTGGCATAAGCAAATCGTGGTGGACGCCTGCGCCGCTGGCAAGGACATTTATTGCGAGAAGCCGATGTCGCACACAGCGGCGGAGGGCGTGGATTTTGTCGAGGCGCAGAACAAGTACAAGCGCATCGTGCAGATTGGTTCGCAGCGCGTGAGTTCACAGATCTGTGCGAAGGCGAAGCAACTGGTGCAGGAAGGTGTGCTCGGCGATCTGATGATGGTCGAGGGCTGGCTGGGACGCAACGATCCGACCGGAGCGTGGGAGTATCCTCCACCGCTGGATTTGTCGCCCGCAACCCTCGACTGGGATACCTGGCAAGGTACGGTGCCAAAGAAGCCGTTTAACGGTGAGATCTTCGCGCGCTGGCGTTGCTGGAAGGAATATGGAACCGGCGTGGCTGGCGATCTGCTGGTGCACCTCGTCAGCGGCATGATGGTCGTCCTCGGCTGGAACGAGGCGCCCAAGAAAGTAATGGCGATGGGCGGCATCCTGCGCTGGAAAGATGGCCGCAATATGCCGGATGTCCACGCGTCACTGTTCCAGTATGGCGACATTCCGGTATATATGCGCTTGAACCTTGGAACCGACATGCCTGAGACTTATCGCTTCCAAGGGTCGAAGGGCATTTTAGAGATGAGGGAATTTGGTCTGAGCTTTACTCCTCAGCCCGGTGTGGATACATCGCCGAGTTATTACGATTCAAGCTTCCCTGCCGCGATGAAAGCGACATACGAGAGGCAGTGGCGAACGGAACATGCGCGTCCAATCGGGCAGGAGCCAATGCCGGAGACGATCGTATTCAAGGGCCCGGACTTCGATGATGTAAAACCGCACCTGTGGAACTTCTTCTCGTCAGTGAAGTCGCGCAAGCCGGTTGTCGAAGATGCGCTGTTCGGGCATCACGCGGCGTTGGCATGCCACATGGCGAATGAGTCGTACTTCCGCGGCAGCGCCGTAACGTGGGATGAGAAGGCGAAGGTGGTCAAGAGCTAA
- a CDS encoding S9 family peptidase → MRLALPLLLLVMTNLSPAQTATPPVAKKEPKTTEINGHTLTDNYYWLRDKPNPEVRAYLEAENVYTDSVMKPTEPLQKKLYDEMLGRIKETDVDVPYPQDGYFYYSRTEAGKQYAIRCRKKGSLDAPEQVVIDVNELAKGKKFMSLAEFEPSDDGNLLAYSTDSTGFRQYDLYVRDMRTGQDLPDHIAKTGSIAWANDNKTIFYTVEDSAKRQYRVYKHTVGNTGADDLIYEEKDERYDVYVWKSRSKGYIFLSSASHTTSEAKYIRADQPNAEWKLIEPRKQDVKYTPDHNGKFFYLTVNDTGVNYRLVKTPVDNPGKAHWQEVIPQRAETMLNRAEFFKDFYVLHTREKGLPLLRVVDITSGKSKDITFPEPAYNTMSYMNADYDTKKFRYMYTSFITPVSTYEYDVTTGESKLLKQREVPNYDGTKYKVEQLYAPARDGEKVPVSVLYAKTTKLDGKEPLYLYAYGSYGASIDINFNSNFFSLADRGVVVAIAHIRGGGEMGKAWHNAGRMMNKKNTFNDFIDSAEYLLKNNYGTKDKLVIEGRSAGGLLMGAVLNMRPDLFHAAIVGVPFVDVINTMLDESLPLTVGEFEEWGNPKEKAAFDYMYSYSPYDNIDAKPYPNMLVKTSFNDSQVMYWEPAKYVAKMRALRKDDHLVILKTNLSPAGHGGSSGRYDRIHEFAFDYAFILTQMGINE, encoded by the coding sequence ATGCGTCTCGCTCTTCCGCTACTATTGTTAGTGATGACGAACTTGTCCCCCGCTCAAACCGCTACGCCGCCCGTCGCCAAGAAAGAACCCAAGACCACCGAGATCAACGGTCACACCCTCACCGACAATTATTACTGGCTGCGCGATAAGCCGAATCCGGAAGTGCGCGCGTATCTTGAGGCCGAGAACGTGTACACCGATTCGGTGATGAAGCCGACCGAGCCGCTGCAGAAAAAGCTCTATGACGAGATGCTGGGCCGCATCAAGGAAACCGATGTGGATGTTCCCTATCCGCAGGATGGTTACTTCTATTATTCGCGGACGGAAGCCGGCAAGCAGTATGCGATCCGATGCCGGAAAAAGGGCTCGCTGGATGCGCCGGAGCAAGTCGTCATTGACGTGAACGAACTGGCTAAAGGAAAGAAGTTCATGTCGCTGGCGGAATTCGAGCCGAGCGACGACGGCAACCTGCTGGCGTACTCGACCGACAGCACCGGCTTCCGGCAATACGATTTGTATGTGCGCGACATGCGCACCGGCCAGGATCTTCCGGACCACATTGCAAAAACCGGATCGATCGCGTGGGCGAACGACAATAAGACGATTTTCTACACGGTCGAGGATTCTGCGAAGCGGCAATATCGCGTGTACAAGCACACGGTGGGTAACACCGGCGCCGACGATCTGATCTACGAAGAAAAAGATGAGCGCTACGACGTCTATGTATGGAAGTCGCGGAGCAAGGGATACATTTTCCTGAGTTCGGCGAGCCATACGACGAGCGAAGCAAAGTACATCCGCGCAGACCAACCGAACGCGGAGTGGAAGCTGATTGAGCCCCGCAAGCAGGACGTGAAGTACACTCCTGACCACAATGGAAAGTTCTTCTATCTAACTGTGAACGACACCGGGGTCAACTATCGGCTGGTCAAGACGCCGGTGGACAATCCCGGCAAAGCGCATTGGCAAGAAGTGATTCCGCAGCGCGCGGAGACCATGCTCAACCGCGCGGAATTCTTCAAGGACTTCTACGTGTTGCATACGCGCGAGAAGGGCCTGCCGCTGCTGCGCGTGGTGGATATCACAAGCGGCAAATCGAAGGACATTACGTTCCCCGAGCCCGCGTACAACACCATGAGCTACATGAACGCGGACTACGACACCAAGAAGTTCCGTTACATGTACACATCGTTCATCACGCCGGTTTCGACATATGAATACGACGTGACCACCGGTGAGTCGAAGCTGCTGAAACAGCGAGAGGTGCCTAACTACGACGGCACCAAATACAAAGTTGAGCAGTTGTATGCGCCCGCACGAGATGGCGAAAAAGTTCCGGTCTCAGTGTTGTACGCAAAGACAACGAAGCTCGACGGCAAAGAGCCACTCTACCTCTATGCTTACGGTTCTTATGGGGCCTCGATTGACATCAACTTCAACTCGAATTTCTTCTCGTTGGCGGACCGCGGCGTAGTTGTGGCGATTGCGCACATTCGCGGCGGCGGCGAAATGGGCAAGGCCTGGCACAATGCCGGTCGCATGATGAACAAGAAGAACACGTTCAATGACTTTATTGACAGCGCTGAGTATCTCCTGAAGAACAACTACGGCACCAAGGACAAGTTGGTGATCGAGGGCCGCAGCGCCGGTGGCTTGCTGATGGGCGCCGTGCTGAATATGCGTCCGGATCTCTTCCATGCTGCGATTGTCGGAGTGCCGTTCGTTGATGTAATCAACACCATGCTCGACGAGTCGTTGCCGCTCACGGTCGGCGAGTTTGAAGAGTGGGGCAATCCGAAGGAAAAAGCCGCCTTCGACTACATGTATTCCTACTCGCCTTACGACAACATCGATGCGAAGCCCTATCCCAATATGCTGGTGAAGACAAGCTTCAACGACAGCCAGGTGATGTATTGGGAGCCCGCTAAATACGTAGCGAAAATGCGTGCGCTGCGAAAAGACGATCACCTCGTAATTCTGAAGACGAACCTTTCGCCCGCGGGGCACGGCGGATCCAGCGGACGCTACGATCGCATCCACGAATTCGCCTTCGACTATGCTTTCATCCTCACGCAGATGGGAATCAACGAATAG
- a CDS encoding trimeric intracellular cation channel family protein, with amino-acid sequence MDRPIVPNLVLIDLIGAFLFGLEGALAGVVANLDLMGFLVLGFVTAFTGGIIRDLLIGAIPPSSLKDWRFPTAALAGAASVFFFFPIIHVIPLWSLAVLDAAALSLYAVAGTEKALLYNMPPVVAVLLGTVTGVGGGVVRDVLLAQVPTVLRADIYATAAIVGCSLMVLALKLKLKPALAATLGGIVCFALRSIAIWRHWNLPHFSLR; translated from the coding sequence ATGGACCGCCCGATTGTTCCGAACCTTGTACTGATTGACCTGATCGGGGCCTTTCTCTTCGGCCTCGAGGGCGCTCTTGCGGGAGTAGTCGCGAACCTCGACCTGATGGGATTCCTTGTACTCGGGTTCGTAACTGCGTTTACTGGTGGCATCATTCGCGACCTGCTGATCGGCGCGATCCCACCGAGTTCACTGAAGGACTGGCGCTTCCCTACTGCGGCATTGGCGGGCGCAGCCAGCGTATTTTTCTTCTTTCCGATTATTCACGTAATTCCGTTGTGGTCCCTGGCAGTGCTGGATGCAGCCGCACTCTCGTTGTATGCCGTTGCTGGAACCGAAAAGGCGCTGCTGTACAACATGCCACCCGTCGTTGCAGTTTTGCTCGGCACCGTAACCGGCGTGGGTGGCGGAGTAGTTCGTGATGTTCTACTGGCCCAAGTGCCGACGGTATTGCGCGCGGATATCTATGCGACCGCTGCGATTGTCGGTTGCAGTTTAATGGTGCTGGCGCTGAAGCTCAAGTTGAAGCCTGCGCTGGCGGCAACGCTCGGCGGAATCGTTTGTTTCGCTTTACGATCTATTGCGATTTGGCGGCATTGGAACTTGCCGCATTTCTCCCTTCGGTAG